A genome region from Haliotis asinina isolate JCU_RB_2024 chromosome 11, JCU_Hal_asi_v2, whole genome shotgun sequence includes the following:
- the LOC137255883 gene encoding glycoprotein-N-acetylgalactosamine 3-beta-galactosyltransferase 1-like, producing the protein MNLLILLYVLVNFLKPKRELLLVLQLKTVIVVLTVSTMMHIKHSQLQFVIGLTLGFLISVIFFQSEVVNKPLMRIPQTLFNGHVSGTSNIAAVGQEPHRGRINDSHVHHDDTSVADKLAQQVRVLCWVMTSPTNFRTKADVVKATWGRRCNILLFFSSVVDPRLPTIALNVTEGRNHLTAKSMQAFKYVYDHYYDQADWFMKCDDDTYVIVENLRYFLSTKNTSDPFFYGLHFKPIVKQGYYSGGAGYVLSKEALTRFGKRNPNTCRGDGGSEDAEIGKCMEKLGIKTGNSTDALGRSRFHCFSPDTHVNGGFPKWYYNYVKGGAKQGIENISDYAISFHYITPTSMLSLEFYVYHLRPYGIRTENQALN; encoded by the exons ATGAACTTACTTATATTATTATACGTACTGGTAAACTTTTTAAAACCGAAGAGAGAATTGCTCCTTGTCCTTCAACTGAAGACAGTGATCGTGGTGCTAACGGTCTCCACCATGATGCACATTAAACATTCCCAACTCCAGTTCGTTATTGGCCTGACATTAGGCTTCCTTATATCAGTAATATTCTTTCAATCTGAAGTTGTCAACAAACCACTAATGCGCATCCCTCAAACGTTGTTCAATGGTCACGTGAGCGGGACGTCCAATATTGCAGCTGTGGGACAAGAACCCCACCGTGGACGGATCAACGACTCCCACGTCCATCACG ACGACACCTCAGTAGCTGATAAATTGGCCCAACAGGTTCGCGTGCTCTGTTGGGTTATGACGTCGCCGACCAACTTCCGGACCAAGGCGGATGTTGTCAAAGCAACATGGGGCCGCCGCTGCAACATCCTTCTATTTTTCAGCTCCGTGGTCGACCCCCGCCTCCCAACGATCGCGCTCAACGTAACGGAGGGCCGGAATCATTTGACAGCCAAGTCAATGCAAGCGTTCAAATACGTGTACGACCACTACTACGACCAAGCCGACTGGTTCATGAAGTGCGATGACGACACCTACGTCATTGTGGAAAACCTAAGATATTTTCTGTCCACGAAAAACACGTCTGATCCTTTCTTTTATGGCCTTCACTTCAAGCCCATAGTGAAGCAGGGCTACTACAGCGGAGGTGCTGGCTACGTGTTAAGCAAAGAGGCACTGACAAGGTTTGGTAAAAGGAACCCGAATACATGTCGGGGGGACGGAGGATCAGAAGACGCCGAGATAGGAAAATGTATGGAAAAACTAGGAATTAAGACCGGAAACTCTACTGACGCTCTTGGTAGATCTCGCTTCCACTGCTTCTCACCGGACACACACGTGAACGGAGGGTTCCCCAAATGGTATTACAACTATGTGAAGGGTGGAGCTAAGCAG GGTATTGAAAATATCAGCGATTATGCAATTTCCTTCCATTATATAACTCCGACGTCCATGCTGAGTCTGGAGTTCTACGTCTACCATCTCCGACCTTATGGGATCAGAACTGAAAACCAGGCTCTGAACTAA
- the LOC137256038 gene encoding lanosterol 14-alpha demethylase-like isoform X1, producing MATEDTMSMVGGVMERMKEINSATAALVTTTVVLSALMALRALTEKKQENLPPHIPSVIPFLGQAVSFGQSPIEFLVAAYKQYGPVFSFTMVGKTFTYLIGSESSALFFNSRNENLNAEEVYSRLTTPVFGKGVAYDCSNARFLEQKKMFKTGLNIARFREHIPMIEEETIKYFERWGEKGERDLFKALSELIILTASRCLHGEEIRSILDEKVAQLYWDLDGGFSHLAWLLPGWLPFPSFRKRDRAHMEVKKMFYKVIEARRQSKESHDDMLQTLIDSPYKNGSYPTDDEVAGMCIGLLLAGQHTSSTTTAWLSFFLAKDKQLQNRVYEEQKKVCGEDLPPLSYDDTKNLQLLDRCLKETLRLRPPIMTMMRMCKTPQNVLGFTIPPGHQICVSPTTNHQLPDTWTDFSVYDPDRFLDPDVANSEKFAYIPFGAGRHRCIGESFAYVQIKTILSTILRKYELDLADGYFPEIDYSTMIHTPKNPVIRYKLRRS from the exons ATGGCGACCGAGGACACAATGTCGATGGTTGGTGGTGTCATGGAACGCATGAAGGAAATCAATTCTGCAACGGCCGCTCTTGTGACAACAACGGTCGTCCTGAGTGCGCTAATGGCACTGAGGGCTTTAACCGAAAAGAAACAG GAGAACCTGCCTCCTCATATCCCCTCTGTAATACCATTTCTGGGTCAAGCTGTCAGCTTTGGACAAAGTCCCATAGAGTTTCTTGTAGCAGCCTACAAACAA TATGGACCAGTGTTTAGTTTCACCATGGTGGGAAAGACCTTCACATACCTCATTGGTTCTGAGTCATCAGCGCTGTTCTTCAACAGCCGCAATGAAAATCTCAATGCCGAGGAAGTTTACAGTCGACTCACCACACCAGTGTTTGGTAAAGGTGTTGCCTATGATTGTTCTAATGCT AGGTTTCTGGAACAGAAGAAAATGTTTAAGACTGGACTGAATATTGCAAGGTTCAGGGAACACATCCCCATGATTGAAGAAGAAACCATCAAGTATTTTGAGAGATGGGGTGAAAAGGGAGAACGTG ATTTATTCAAGGCTCTGTCAGAGTTGATCATATTGACTGCAAGCAGGTGCCTCCATG GTGAGGAGATCAGGTCCATCCTGGATGAGAAGGTGGCCCAGCTGTACTGGGATCTGGATGGGGGCTTCTCACATCTCGCCTGGCTTCTCCCAGGTTGGCTGCCATTTCCCAGCTTCCG GAAACGGGACCGGGCACATATGGAGGTTAAAAAGATGTTCTACAAGGTGATCGAGGCCCGGCGCCAATCCAAGGAATCACATGACGATATGCTGCAGACTCTCATAGACTCCCCATACAA AAATGGCAGTTACCCCACGGATGATGAGGTTGCTGGGATGTGCATTGGGCTACTTCTGGCAGGCCAGCACACATCTTCCACTACAACGGCTTGGCTCAGCTTCTTCCTGGCTAAAGACAAACAACTGCAG AATCGTGTTTATGAGGAGCAGAAGAAGGTGTGCGGTGAAGATTTACCTCCCCTGAGTTACGATGACACTAaaaaccttcagttgttggaccGATGTCTGAAGGAAACGCTCCGACTCCGACCACCTATTATGACCATGATGAGAATGTGCAAGACACCGCAG AATGTTCTTGGTTTCACTATCCCCCCGGGCCACCAAATCTGTGTCTCTCCAACGACGAATCACCAGCTCCCTGATACCTGGACAGACTTCAGTGTATATGACCCAGACAG ATTCCTGGACCCTGATGTTGCAAACAGTGAGAAGTTTGCCTATATTCCTTTCGGTGCTGGCCGACATCGGTGTATTGGAGAATCCTTTGCCTATGTCCAGATCAAGACAATCCTGTCCACCATTCTCCGCAAGTATGAACTTGACCTTGCGGATGGCTACTTCCCTGAGATAGACTACTCAACAATGATCCACACACCCAAGAACCCTGTCATCAGATACAAGCTGAGGAGGTCATAA
- the LOC137256038 gene encoding lanosterol 14-alpha demethylase-like isoform X2, whose protein sequence is MATEDTMSMVGGVMERMKEINSATAALVTTTVVLSALMALRALTEKKQENLPPHIPSVIPFLGQAVSFGQSPIEFLVAAYKQYGPVFSFTMVGKTFTYLIGSESSALFFNSRNENLNAEEVYSRLTTPVFGKGVAYDCSNARFLEQKKMFKTGLNIARFREHIPMIEEETIKYFERWGEKGERDLFKALSELIILTASRCLHGEEIRSILDEKVAQLYWDLDGGFSHLAWLLPGWLPFPSFRKRDRAHMEVKKMFYKVIEARRQSKESHDDMLQTLIDSPYKNGSYPTDDEVAGMCIGLLLAGQHTSSTTTAWLSFFLAKDKQLQNRVYEEQKKVCGEDLPPLSYDDTKNLQLLDRCLKETLRLRPPIMTMMRMCKTPQNVLGFTIPPGHQICVSPTTNHQLPDTWTDFSVYDPDRFLDPDVANSEKFAYIPFGAGRHRCIGESFAYVQIKTILSTILRKYELDLADGYFPEIDYSTMIHTPKNPVIRYKLRRS, encoded by the exons ATGGCGACCGAGGACACAATGTCGATGGTTGGTGGTGTCATGGAACGCATGAAGGAAATCAATTCTGCAACGGCCGCTCTTGTGACAACAACGGTCGTCCTGAGTGCGCTAATGGCACTGAGGGCTTTAACCGAAAAGAAACAG GAGAACCTGCCTCCTCATATCCCCTCTGTAATACCATTTCTGGGTCAAGCTGTCAGCTTTGGACAAAGTCCCATAGAGTTTCTTGTAGCAGCCTACAAACAA TATGGACCAGTGTTTAGTTTCACCATGGTGGGAAAGACCTTCACATACCTCATTGGTTCTGAGTCATCAGCGCTGTTCTTCAACAGCCGCAATGAAAATCTCAATGCCGAGGAAGTTTACAGTCGACTCACCACACCAGTGTTTGGTAAAGGTGTTGCCTATGATTGTTCTAATGCT AGGTTTCTGGAACAGAAGAAAATGTTTAAGACTGGACTGAATATTGCAAGGTTCAGGGAACACATCCCCATGATTGAAGAAGAAACCATCAAGTATTTTGAGAGATGGGGTGAAAAGGGAGAACGTG ATTTATTCAAGGCTCTGTCAGAGTTGATCATATTGACTGCAAGCAGGTGCCTCCATG GTGAGGAGATCAGGTCCATCCTGGATGAGAAGGTGGCCCAGCTGTACTGGGATCTGGATGGGGGCTTCTCACATCTCGCCTGGCTTCTCCCAGGTTGGCTGCCATTTCCCAGCTTCCG GAAACGGGACCGGGCACATATGGAGGTTAAAAAGATGTTCTACAAGGTGATCGAGGCCCGGCGCCAATCCAAGGAATCACATGACGATATGCTGCAGACTCTCATAGACTCCCCATACAA AAATGGCAGTTACCCCACGGATGATGAGGTTGCTGGGATGTGCATTGGGCTACTTCTGGCAGGCCAGCACACATCTTCCACTACAACGGCTTGGCTCAGCTTCTTCCTGGCTAAAGACAAACAACTGCAG AATCGTGTTTATGAGGAGCAGAAGAAGGTGTGCGGTGAAGATTTACCTCCCCTGAGTTACGATGACACTAaaaaccttcagttgttggaccGATGTCTGAAGGAAACGCTCCGACTCCGACCACCTATTATGACCATGATGAGAATGTGCAAGACACCGCAG AATGTTCTTGGTTTCACTATCCCCCCGGGCCACCAAATCTGTGTCTCTCCAACGACGAATCACCAGCTCCCTGATACCTGGACAGACTTCAGTGTATATGACCCAGACAG ATTCCTGGACCCTGATGTTGCAAACAGTGAGAAGTTTGCCTATATTCCTTTCGGTGCTGGCCGACATCGGTGTATTGGAGAATCCTTTGCCTATGTCCAGATCAAGACAATCCTGTCCACCATTCTCCGCAAGTATGAACTTGACCTTGCGGATGGCTACTTCCCTGAGATAGACTACTCAACAATGATCCACACACCCAAGAACCCTGTCATCAGATACAAGCTGAGGAG GTCATAA